The following proteins come from a genomic window of Gimesia chilikensis:
- a CDS encoding 50S ribosomal protein bL37: protein MAKTQRKLKKANHGRRPASAKARKAKRKHIKF, encoded by the coding sequence ATGGCTAAAACACAGCGTAAACTGAAAAAAGCAAACCACGGTCGCCGTCCTGCCAGTGCCAAAGCACGCAAGGCGAAACGGAAGCACATCAAGTTCTAA
- a CDS encoding recombinase family protein, whose product MSNRSSIIWRNSPKRFGHSTIAFQMNVAHQVWSISMTRLIPTVAYLRMSNKDQKTSIPQQRKQITAYAKANGYEIVTWYIDDGKSGSREQHKRTEFTRMLSDSTTGNFEVILCLDKSRFGRLDSIEGAFAKQTLRNAGVILHTLLEGDSDWNTHTGRIVDSVLSEAQHEYSYKLGQKTLIGKLNTWSNGTPYGQQTPYGFSRKVVDDKCHIRIIGRREKFTKPKNWSQEFVPGDPDEVEVVQWLFETYANRDVGFRWLAADLNSRNIPSPTGKKWCAKTIQDILCNLRYIGDLPLGKRAAGTFWRLDGEEVVKSETTSVVRNSESLIKKNTHDGIVSRTLFDKVQRRIERRKQTNTHSHKSGGYLLKDVLYCGNCGKPLYGNLNRSGKNTEKKKSGRIIYVCKTAIKYGKQCSCAQWKIEEDLVLPFLKQKLLEGIDKIVLKQSAMKLPKLKKVKPNEVELKMSKLDDLIERGTKNLLLASAEHLSQLDKQLSELKAERAELEKVIEQAKNKKSRHPFIPSDEWIDVLRERRQLFEGLRGQLVDIETGKSRDGKYSRCFHLNADTFRELLISHDCRVDFWWDRKSKHRWKVSKIRVRAFGQNAQFETIASLMV is encoded by the coding sequence ATGAGCAATCGTTCTTCCATCATCTGGCGGAACTCCCCGAAAAGATTCGGTCATTCTACAATAGCTTTCCAGATGAATGTGGCCCATCAAGTTTGGAGTATCTCAATGACACGTTTAATTCCCACAGTCGCATATCTTCGGATGTCAAATAAAGATCAAAAAACTAGTATCCCCCAGCAACGCAAACAAATTACTGCCTATGCAAAAGCCAACGGCTACGAAATCGTCACTTGGTATATTGACGATGGGAAATCTGGTTCCCGTGAACAACATAAGAGAACAGAATTTACTCGAATGCTCTCTGACTCAACGACAGGAAATTTCGAAGTAATCCTCTGCCTTGACAAATCCCGTTTTGGTCGGCTGGACTCAATCGAAGGTGCATTTGCCAAACAGACATTAAGGAATGCAGGTGTCATACTACATACGCTTCTGGAAGGTGATTCAGATTGGAACACTCATACCGGACGCATTGTGGATTCAGTTCTTTCCGAAGCCCAGCATGAATATTCATACAAATTGGGTCAGAAAACACTCATCGGTAAACTCAACACATGGTCCAATGGCACACCATACGGACAGCAGACACCTTATGGTTTCTCCCGCAAGGTTGTGGATGATAAATGCCACATCAGAATTATAGGACGTAGGGAGAAGTTTACTAAACCTAAAAACTGGTCACAAGAATTTGTTCCGGGTGATCCAGATGAGGTCGAAGTTGTCCAATGGTTATTCGAGACTTATGCAAACCGAGATGTCGGCTTCCGTTGGCTTGCCGCTGATTTGAATAGTAGAAATATTCCAAGTCCAACAGGTAAGAAATGGTGTGCCAAAACGATTCAAGATATTTTGTGTAATCTCCGCTATATAGGCGATCTTCCTCTTGGAAAAAGAGCAGCAGGTACATTCTGGCGGCTGGACGGAGAAGAGGTCGTTAAATCTGAAACGACATCAGTTGTCCGCAATAGTGAATCTCTTATAAAGAAGAATACCCATGATGGTATCGTCAGTCGTACGCTATTCGACAAAGTTCAGCGACGTATCGAGCGTCGGAAACAAACTAACACCCACTCCCACAAATCAGGTGGATATCTATTAAAGGATGTCCTGTACTGCGGGAACTGTGGGAAACCGCTGTATGGGAATCTAAATCGGAGTGGTAAGAATACAGAAAAAAAGAAATCTGGTAGAATCATTTATGTATGCAAAACCGCCATCAAATATGGGAAGCAATGCAGTTGTGCCCAATGGAAGATTGAAGAAGATTTGGTCCTCCCTTTCCTCAAACAGAAATTGCTTGAAGGAATCGACAAGATTGTCCTGAAGCAATCAGCTATGAAATTACCTAAACTAAAAAAGGTAAAACCGAACGAAGTTGAACTGAAGATGTCAAAACTGGATGACCTGATTGAGCGGGGAACAAAAAATTTACTTTTGGCTTCTGCTGAACATCTATCCCAACTTGACAAGCAGTTATCCGAATTGAAAGCAGAGCGTGCTGAACTGGAAAAAGTAATCGAGCAGGCCAAGAATAAAAAGTCAAGGCATCCTTTTATCCCGTCTGATGAATGGATAGATGTTCTACGTGAAAGACGACAGTTGTTTGAGGGCTTGCGTGGACAACTTGTGGATATCGAGACTGGGAAGAGCAGGGACGGGAAGTATTCAAGATGTTTCCATTTGAACGCAGACACTTTCCGAGAGTTGCTTATCAGCCATGATTGCAGAGTCGATTTTTGGTGGGATCGTAAATCCAAGCATCGATGGAAAGTCTCTAAAATTAGAGTGAGAGCGTTTGGTCAGAATGCACAATTTGAGACTATCGCTTCGCTGATGGTATGA
- a CDS encoding helix-turn-helix domain-containing protein, whose translation MRRDPEEFKRNVRRRLNERNLSQKDAAKKADLPYKWVRRICSRGLTRVEGRNAEQVKKLCDLLGVEDYEQLFSGINFDNTPAGWAKKAAEVIRQNNSDGERLKSQIDTAYRMLAADSVWELIKNRGLYDTFKKMGKFTNQEDGLALIRYLLRGDADTDMLPLSAEQIVEKVEANMTVQTTVQND comes from the coding sequence ATGAGACGAGATCCCGAGGAATTTAAACGGAACGTGCGGCGACGGCTGAATGAGCGAAACCTCTCGCAGAAGGATGCCGCAAAGAAAGCTGACCTGCCCTACAAGTGGGTGAGACGGATTTGCTCACGAGGGCTGACAAGGGTTGAGGGGCGAAACGCAGAGCAAGTCAAGAAGCTGTGTGATCTTCTTGGAGTAGAAGATTACGAGCAACTTTTTTCAGGAATCAATTTCGATAACACCCCTGCTGGCTGGGCCAAGAAAGCAGCCGAAGTCATTCGGCAAAACAACAGTGATGGCGAACGGCTGAAAAGTCAAATCGACACTGCGTACCGAATGCTCGCCGCAGATTCAGTGTGGGAACTCATTAAGAACAGAGGGCTGTATGACACCTTTAAGAAAATGGGAAAATTCACAAACCAAGAAGACGGGCTGGCCCTAATCAGATATTTGCTGCGTGGGGACGCTGATACGGATATGCTGCCTCTTTCAGCCGAACAAATAGTTGAGAAGGTCGAAGCGAATATGACAGTACAGACAACAGTTCAAAATGACTGA
- a CDS encoding Helicase associated domain protein — MSVTQIKLRKSQEEAFAELRRHDHAILNAPTGWGKSMVLCALAGDDLLSGTERKVVIAIPQTVIAKGFIHDVSIKLPTGEMLDWAVKHNLCNYIRNKTEELSQFLTEPAKDKKIFNRIIVTTHAGLARTFSSLSDKQLAEATKNTTFLIDESHHISGADESCNQLGAIVNYILDIDNPTTTTRLILATAFFFRGDQLPIITESHLDRFYRHSIQFDKYWRSLKHIKSYKYDFVAFKGTVWKSLNQLLAQDQTPTIIYCPPKNHRLLLGKEKSDFTKRIVRTIKKHYPESELWSADSDNEGRIILDLVDGDHRDEKIKFAMTQGEQIDVILTVGMFKEGADWLQAQRVIDLVPSGSDQDRNQRFGRLIRDYPGKEHISYFSFFSVITDAPKDEQRKYLSKLFAHFHASLILDNALNPIKMPKYYDDGHFEGGSQGRPVNLLGQYDEDLQESILSDCYDAMISLFADCEQQNRKPSDTEAKNAIVRALKNFDIEQEEQTAKQIVLMIRRKANITLAVDDLVNSGFDKVWSDDTLKGLQLFSAGFGGPTRFAELRKIISGIFDSNWLGNYEKIKSLPACPPQSSKAYWWISNNKAFYRDGRLSKERIHLLESIPWWEWFKKYDDRWQEYFNEIKAYKHYPTKLSKALENWTGKQRLIYSAGKLSQDRIELLESISWWQWKPDRWHRNYESVRVLKKRPFPKTDKKSTNWFYQQRVAYHRGNLSVEKIKLLEAIIWWTWG, encoded by the coding sequence ATGTCTGTAACCCAAATCAAATTAAGGAAAAGTCAAGAGGAAGCTTTCGCCGAATTAAGGCGACATGACCACGCTATATTAAATGCCCCGACAGGCTGGGGAAAAAGCATGGTGCTTTGTGCTCTTGCAGGTGATGACTTACTTTCTGGCACAGAAAGAAAAGTTGTTATTGCGATCCCCCAAACAGTTATAGCTAAAGGATTCATCCACGATGTTTCAATCAAATTGCCGACTGGTGAAATGCTTGATTGGGCTGTCAAACACAATCTGTGTAATTACATTCGGAACAAGACCGAAGAGCTATCGCAGTTTCTAACGGAACCAGCAAAAGATAAAAAGATTTTCAATCGAATTATCGTGACAACTCATGCTGGTTTAGCCCGGACATTCTCAAGCTTGTCTGATAAGCAACTCGCAGAAGCGACCAAGAACACTACATTCCTCATTGATGAATCACACCACATTTCGGGGGCAGATGAATCATGTAATCAACTAGGCGCAATCGTTAATTATATTCTGGATATCGATAATCCGACGACCACCACAAGATTGATCTTGGCGACAGCATTCTTTTTTCGTGGTGATCAATTACCGATTATCACAGAAAGTCATCTTGATCGGTTCTATCGACATTCAATTCAGTTTGACAAATATTGGCGGTCTCTCAAGCACATTAAATCATACAAGTATGATTTCGTTGCCTTTAAAGGCACAGTTTGGAAAAGTCTCAACCAACTACTTGCACAAGATCAAACTCCAACAATCATATATTGCCCGCCTAAAAATCATCGTCTGCTTCTCGGAAAAGAGAAGTCTGATTTTACAAAACGTATTGTGAGAACGATCAAAAAACACTATCCAGAGAGTGAGTTGTGGTCTGCTGACAGTGATAATGAAGGTCGAATTATTCTTGATCTTGTCGATGGGGATCATCGAGACGAGAAAATCAAGTTTGCGATGACACAGGGAGAGCAGATTGATGTAATTCTAACAGTTGGTATGTTTAAGGAGGGTGCTGATTGGCTACAGGCACAAAGAGTAATTGACCTAGTACCAAGTGGATCAGATCAAGACAGAAATCAACGCTTTGGAAGGCTTATCAGGGATTACCCCGGTAAGGAGCACATAAGCTATTTCTCTTTCTTTTCGGTCATTACAGATGCTCCAAAAGACGAGCAACGAAAATATTTATCTAAACTGTTTGCTCATTTTCATGCGTCTTTGATTTTGGACAATGCCCTTAATCCTATCAAAATGCCGAAGTATTATGATGATGGGCATTTTGAAGGGGGGAGCCAAGGCAGACCAGTAAATTTGCTTGGTCAGTATGATGAAGATTTGCAAGAGAGCATTCTTTCTGATTGTTATGATGCTATGATCTCATTGTTTGCTGATTGCGAGCAGCAAAACAGAAAACCTTCAGACACAGAGGCAAAAAATGCAATTGTTCGTGCTCTGAAAAACTTTGACATCGAACAAGAAGAACAGACAGCAAAACAAATAGTGTTGATGATCAGACGAAAAGCTAACATCACCCTTGCTGTTGATGATCTAGTCAATTCTGGATTCGACAAGGTTTGGTCTGACGATACTCTGAAAGGTCTACAGTTGTTTTCAGCAGGGTTTGGTGGTCCTACCAGATTTGCTGAATTGAGAAAAATTATTTCAGGAATCTTTGACTCAAATTGGCTTGGAAATTACGAGAAGATCAAGTCTTTACCTGCTTGCCCGCCACAAAGTAGTAAAGCTTACTGGTGGATCAGCAACAACAAGGCATTTTATCGAGATGGAAGGTTGTCAAAAGAAAGAATTCATCTTTTGGAATCAATCCCTTGGTGGGAATGGTTCAAAAAATATGATGATCGTTGGCAAGAATACTTTAATGAGATAAAAGCTTATAAGCATTATCCAACGAAGTTGTCTAAAGCATTAGAAAATTGGACTGGCAAGCAACGTCTGATTTACTCTGCTGGCAAACTATCTCAAGATAGAATTGAGCTACTAGAATCAATTAGTTGGTGGCAATGGAAGCCTGATCGATGGCATCGCAACTATGAATCAGTCAGAGTTTTGAAAAAAAGACCGTTTCCGAAGACTGACAAGAAATCAACTAATTGGTTTTATCAACAAAGGGTTGCTTATCATCGAGGCAATTTATCTGTTGAGAAAATCAAGTTGCTGGAAGCAATAATATGGTGGACGTGGGGATAA